Part of the Nostoc sp. ATCC 53789 genome, TCGGGGCTGTAAATACTTCCTGATCTGGAATCACCACTGCTGATGAGGGCAAACCTGGCTCTATTGGTAACGGCTTTGTTTCTTGTGGAGGCGAGGTATACTTTGGTGTAATTGTTGTTTGGGGAACCACAACCACTATCCTCTTCGGTTCGGCAAGACGCACAGGGCGAGGAGTAGCTTGTTGTTGGGCATATTTAATTTGGCGGCGATATTCAGTAATTTTGGTTTGAGCGATCGCAAATTCTGGGCTTTGTCGCCGGACTCTTTGCATCAGCGCGATCGCATCCTGGTACTGATTCGCCACCAAAATCCAATCACCTGGAGATTGAGCAGAACGGCTGATACTCCAAGCACCAACCGCTTTGTCTAGCCCCTGTTCAAAAAGGCTTGGTTCGCTTTCAGACGGCTCTAGCGGCTGTACTTCTGGGGTAACTGCTGGTGTTGGTGATTCAAGGGCAGGTTCTACTGATGCCAAATCCCCAATTGGCGCGGGTTGCTCATTGCCACCAGTCACAGTGTTCCGTTTGTCTTCACTACAGGCAACACACAAAACCGCAAGAGCGCTTGATACTAAAATTAGGGTTGCACGGGATAAAAAAGACTGAAGCATAATTAATTTTAACCACCCAAGCTTTGTCAAATCCACTCCCGCCACTTTAAATTCCCACTTTAATTTTAATTAACTATCCAAAAAACTCCTAATTGCTCAACTCATGGGATAATTAACAATCGCAGTATTGAAGAATAGGTAATGGGAAATGGGGAATAGCCAATGGGGAAGAGTTTAGTACCAGCCCAATCCCCAATTCCCAATTCCCAATTCCCAATTTCCAATTCCCAATTCCCCAATTTACTATGCCCCTGACTGACGCAATACCTGCTTTACTTGTCTTGGCAGATGGAACTACTTATCGCGGTTGGTCTTTCGGTGCGACGGGAACCGCGATCGGAGAAGTGGTGTTTAACACTGGCATGACCGGATATCAAGAAGTTCTGACTGACCCTAGTTACTGCGGTCAGATTGTCATTTTTACCTATCCTGAATTAGGCAATACTGGTATCAATCTTGAAGATGAAGAATCAGATGGTCCCCAAGTGCGGGGTGCGATCGCCCGAAATATTTGTCAAAGACCAAGTAACTGGCGATCGACACAATCCTTACCAGACTACCTCAAACAAAATCAAGTACCAGGGATCTACGGCATCGATACCCGCGCCCTCACCCGCAAAATTCGGATGTTTGGAGCCATGAACGGTGGCATTTCCACAACCATTCTCGATGAGGCGGAATTGCTAGAACAGGTACAGGCAGCTCCCAACATGGCGGGATTAAATCTGGTTCGAGAAGTCACCACATCAACGGCTTATGAATGGTCAGAACCCACAATTCCAGCTTGGGAATTCAACTGTGAGGCTGCGGAAAATCTTGGAGAAGCCTTTACCGTTGTTGCCCTTGACTTTGGCGTAAAACGCAACATTTTGCGTCGCTTAGTAAGTTACGGTTGTCGGGTAATTGTTGTGCCTGCTGATACGCCACCAGAAGAAATCCTCAATTACAATCCAGATGGTGTGTTTCTTTCTAATGGGCCGGGCGACCCGGCTGCCGTCACTGGAGGGATTGCAACTGCCAAAGCGCTTTTGTTAAGTCAAAAACCCATCTTTGGTATTTGTATGGGGCATCAAATTTTAGGTCATGCGTTAGGGGCAGAAACCTATAAACTAAAATTTGGTCATCGTGGTTTAAATCAGCCTGCGGGTTTACAACAACGGGTAGAAATTACCAGCCAAAACCATAGTTTTGCTATTGACCCAGATTCTTTACCTACGGCAGTTGTGGAAATCAGCCATCTGAACTTAAACGATCGCACCATTGCCGGGGTACGTCACAAATCTCTACCTGTATTCTCTGTACAGTATCACCCAGAAGCCAGTCCTGGCCCACACGATGCCGATTACTTGTTTGAGCAATTTGTTCAAGCCATGCAAGCAGCACGTCAAGCCGCAACAGCCGAGGTTAAGTAAAAATAGGGAATGGGCACTAGCTAGGGACTAAGAAAAAGTTTTTCAATGCCCAATGCCCAATACCCAATGCCCCAAAAGATTGTAGACAACATGCTCAAAAACCATCTATACTTGAGCGTTCACTTTAACTCATGAGGAGGGAATTATTGCTGAGCCACTGAATCTAACCGTTAGCCTGAGGGGTACTCGTGAAGTCCGGGATAACTGCCAGCTATTCCGCCTCACAGGTTTGTTAGATGCCTTTTCTGAACCCACATTTCGCAAAGTGCTTGGCAGCAAGATTGAAGAGGGCCCTAAGCACATTATTTTGGATCTCTCACAAATCGACTTTATTGATAGCTCTGGCTTGGGCGCTCTGGTGCAGCTAGCCAAGCAGGCTCAAACTGCTGAAGGCACTTTGCAAATTGTCACGAATGCCCGCGTAACTCAAACGGTCAAGCTTGTTCGTCTAGAGAAGTTTCTCTCCCTGCAAAAATCAGTTGAAGAAGCTCTAGAAAACGTCAAGTAGTCTTGGTTGCTTGAACCGAGAGACTAATTCAGCTATCCAGATTCAATATCGGGTAGCTTAATTTTTAAAACTTCTGGCAGAAAACCTCTCTCCTTGTGGGAGAGGCAATAAGCCAGTTGCGCTATTATCTTTAAAGTAGAGCAATCAAAAAAATATATATACCAAGTGATTGCTGTGTAATCGCTTACTAGAACATTCGGATAAATAACCAAGTCTGAAAAAGTTGTAAAAAATACAAATTTAGCAGATTTGTCTATAGATAAACTTGACTTGATACTGTATAGTTAAAAATTGTCACTTACTAAGTAAGCATAGCAATGCTATCTAGTAACGGGGTGTATTTGATGTTCAGATTTTACCCTATCTTAGACACAGACTACAAGAAGTAGGCGAAATTTGGTTTACAAGGCGTTGACATCAGGGTGATTTTAAATGCCAACTCTCAATCAAAAAGATGAAATTAAAAAGTAACTTTGATAGTATTGATTATGCTAAGTATACTATCATGGCATACTTCAAAAAAATCAGTCTTTGCGAAGAATGCCTGCCAAATCTAGCCCGTCAAGGAATGATTTATTTGTGAAGTCACAGGAGGAAGAGCTATTAGATGGACAAGATAAAACTCCCAAGCAGAGTTTATCTTGGACTGAAGCACCCTTGGCAACCACAGGGCCATTCCAACAGATTTCCCTCTCACAAGTGCAACAAATTTCTCCTACTGCTTTAGCATATTTGGGGGATGCAATTTATGAGTTGTATGTTAGAATGTTCTATCTGCTGCCATTGCAGCGGTCGGGAATTTACCATAGTCTGGTAGTGGAGCAGGTAAGAGCAGAAACACAAGCGCTACATTTGCGATCGCTAACTCCTCATCTGAGGGACACCGAATTAGAAATTGTCCGACGGGGTAGAAATGCCGCTACAGGCCGCCCTAAGCGACTTAATCCCGAAATTTATCAACAGGCAACTAGTCTAGAAACCCTAATAGGCTATTTATATCTCACCGATTACCAGCGTCTAACCGAACTGTTGCAAATGCTTCATGTAGAAAAAGGGTGAAAACTCAATTTCACAACAATAGGTACAGCAGTAGATTAGGTTCCAGAAACTCCGGTAATCGGTATGTTCAACCATAAGCTATATCCATAAATCAAATGCAGAATAAACCGAGAAAAATCATCAACAACACTTCTACCGGCGAACCCAATCGTGGTAAACCTATAAAAATTAAGGGTAAGCGTGTTGTTAGTAATCCCACGCGCAACCCCCGGAAAATAGATAGTAACCCTATCTCTGTTGCTAATCCCACTCGTAATCCCCGGAAAATAGATAGCAACCCCATTTCTGTTGCTCCCATTCACAATCCCCGGAAAATAGATAGCAACACCATTTCTGGCAATTCTCGACAACGAAATAGCAGCTTCTCTCAGCCGCCTGTATCTACACAACCGATAGAAGAAGATAACGATCTCATCTACGGTCGTCATCCAGTATTGAGTGCGTTGCAAAATCAACGCAATCTTAACCGCATCTGGATTACTACCCGTCTGCGGTACGATCCCAGCTTTCACCATTTTCTGCTGCAAGCTAAGGAAAATGGCACCGTTATTGATGAGGTTGAACCCAAGCGCTTAGACTATCTTACCAATGGGGCTAATCATCAAGGTGTGGCAGCACAAACTGCTCCCTACGGCTATATCGAATTGGCCGACCTCATTGAACAGTCTAAATCTGTAACCGATCCCGTTATTGTAGTGGCTGACGGAATTACTGATCCCCACAACTTAGGAGCAATTATTCGCACCGCCGAAGCAATAGGCGCTCAAGGATTGGTAATTCCCCAAAGACGGGCATCTGGGATCACTTCCACTGTTATGAAAGTAGCAGCAGGCGCTTTAGAAAACTTTACTGTATCTAGAGTTGTTAACCTCAGCCGCGCCTTAGAAGAATTAAAAGAAGCTGGCTTTTGGATTTATGGTACTGCTGCAAGTGGAAGCGAACCCGTGCATACTGTAAATTTCAAAGGCCCAATCGTTTTGGTAATCGGTTCAGAAGGCGAAGGTCTGGGTATGTTGACTCAACGTTCCTGTGATTTCTTGGTATCGATTCCTCTGCAAGGTAAGACTCCCAGCCTGAATGCTTCTGTAGCAGCAGGGATGGCGCTTTATGAAATTTATCGTCAGCGATCGCTAAATACGCTGTACTTAGATAAGTTACAAAAAATTTCTTTGAAAAAATAACAGTAACAGAGTATAAAGAAATGTAAAAGATAATAAAGCACCATATCGTTTAACACCCTGTAGACGTTTATAAATCGGCGAAAAACATGAAAACCCTTTGGCATAACCTCAAGGAAGTGTTGATTAACACATTCGACTCCATCGGCCTGGCTTGGTGGGTAGAGATTGTGACGCAAAATCCCCGGTGTACTTACTACTTTGGGCCATTTCTGACTTCTTCTGATGCAAAATTTTCAAGCATTGGATACATAGAAGATTTAGAAGTCGAAGGAGCTACGGGAATTACTGTGCGTGTCAAACGTTGCAAACCTAATACCTTAACAATTGCTGAAGACTTGGGGGAAAGATTTGACCGCAAAGTACAGCCTGCCTTTGGCGGTCAGATTTAAGTTAGGCGAAAATTAAGATAATTCGTAATTCGTAATTCGTAATTCGTAATGGGCTTCTCTACGAGACGCTAACTTAATTTCGAGTTCTAATTGCGAATTATGTGGTTCAGAGGTAAAAACTCTGGGACTATTGAATACCAATTACCTGCGGATGTTCTTCCAGCCAATGGTCAATGTCATTCAGCACCTGCTGGGGGACTTCCCACGGGAAAAGATGGGCGGTATTTGAATAGCACTGCCACTGAGAATTTTGGAGGTGTTGAGCAGTTTCTAGGCTCGAATCAGATGTGATGTGGCGGTCTTGATCGCCAGCAAGTACCAAACTAGGACATTGTATTTGTGGCAAATCTGGAAGCCGATTGTATCCCGATTGAATGGCGCTATAGAGGGCACGAGTAGCAGCAGGAGAGGTTTGCAGATAAGCTGGTACTGCTTCTTTGGCGATATAGTTGTAAGTTGTGGATGTATGTTGTTGAACTAAGTAGCGGAAAAGCGATCGCTTGCCAAAAGTTTCAATATTCCATCGCCAACTCGGTTTTATATAGTTTAATAGACCAGCAATGCCAGTATATAAATTATCCTGCCAACTTATGGTCGGATGACTACCACGGGGTTTTGCGGCTGTCGCTACTAAAATCAGCCCAGTAACGCGCTCTGGTAAACGCAATGCCAGTTCCATTGCCAGAATGCCCCCAAGTGACCATCCTAAGACTAGGCATTTTTCAATATTTAAGCGATCTAGCAGCGTTTCTAAGTCAGTTAAATGGTCAGTCATATCAAAATTGCCATTCCAGCGACTTTTGCCATATCCGCGTAAATCAGGGGCAATAGTTTGATAGCGTTTTGATAAATGATTGGTGAAGACAGAAAGACTACGACCAGTACCAGGATGACCATGTAAGCCCAAAATGGGGAATCCTTGACCTTGGATGTAAACATTGAGACGTGCAGCAGTGGTAGGATAGCGATCGCTCATTACTTGCCATTCTCCCGTCTAGCGAACACAGCGATCGCTTCAGTCCTTTGTGTTGTCCGCTCTATAATCACCTCAATCTGGCCTAACCTTTCTTGCATAGTAGTTCGTTATATTATTCTTCTTGACAAATGACAAATGACAAATGACCAATAACTAAGATATTAAGAAATTGGTTCAAAAACCATTTGAGGGATCAACACTTCGTCTTGTAATTGCCCAATACCTAAAAAGCGAGTCTCTTCATCATAAACTCGCACTATTGTAGGAACATCAAAAGTTAGAGAAATTCGCTGACCTTGACACCATTTTTGAGCAGATGTTGCTGGTAAAGTAACAGATGACAGATGTTGTAAGGCTGCATCTGGACAAACGGGTTGAAATATTCCAGCTTGTAGTTGTGCTTCTAAATCAGTCAATGTAAGACTATCGGTTAAATTGAAACCACTACTTTCGGTACGAATTAAAGCCGCAAGAGTGCCACCAGTTTCTAAGTTTGCACCCAAGTCACGAGCGATCGCTCTAATATATGTACCAGAACCGCAAGCGATCGCCACATCCAATTCAGGAAAATCTCCTTCTCTCCAGTCCAAAATATCTATCCGAAAAACTTCCACTGTTCGCACTGGAACTTCTACTGTTTTCCCTTGGCGTGCTAAATCGTAGAGACGCTTACCATCCACTTGGATTGCACTGTAAATAGGTGGTATTTGCTCAATCTTGCCTTCAAATTGTGCTAATGCACTTTTCACTTCTGCCAAACTCAATCCAGCACAAGGTTGAGAAGTGATGATTTCACCTTGCAAATCATCGGTTGTAGTACGCACACCCAGGCGAATAGTGGCTTTGTAAGCTTTGTTTTCTGGCAGATATTGCAATAATCTTGTGGCTTTACCAAGGGCAATTGGTAAAACCCCTGTGGCGGCTGGATCTAAGGTTCCCGCATGTCCGACACGTTTGAGGCGCAACAATTTTCGCACCCGCGCTACACAGTCGTGGGAAGTCCAGTCAAATGGTTTGTTTAAGTTGAGAAAACCTTGAGATAACACAAAATCAATACTTACAGCTTCTAAACTCTATTAAATACTTATTTAATGCTCAAAGCATTAATATTTAGTAATTAAAGATTAATCAAGCATTAATTTATACACATTAACCACCTTTAAGATATCCTGTAAGCACTTTACCGAATAATACACACAAAATGCAGATAACGCCGAGTATGTACAGTAAATACCACATTGTCACTTATAAGTGAAACACATAAAATACTTTTACCAAAATAATCATCGATAGGGTTTTATAAACATAAATTAAATGAAAAAAGCAATTTTCACTACTACTATGTTAATTCTTTCTTCTATGTTGATTGCAAGTTGTGGTGATGGCAATAGTACTTCTCAAGAAAATAAAGTTAATCAAGCAAATACTGCAACAACTACTCCAGCTAATTCTGAATCTATTTCTGCAAATAAAGAAAAGCTAAATAACATCGAAGTTGGTAAAAAAACTAGTAATTCAACATCAAATCAAAAAACACCTATTAAAAATAACAAAACTAATGAAATTTCTCACAATAACCCGATATTGGGTACTATCAAAGATATGCAGAATGGAGACTTAAAATGCTACGTTAGTGTTGTTGATGAAAAAGGTAAATTATATGAAGGTGTCGGGGCAACATTTGAGGTTTGCGAACCAGAGAAATACGTCAATAAAAAAGTAAAGATGTCTTATGGGCTAGAGAATGTCAGTGATTGCCAAAGTTCTGAGCCTTGCGGTAAAACAATCGAAGAATGGCTGATTACCAACATAGAAATTCAAGAGTAAAAATCATAATATTTGTTTTTAAAATTGTAATTAATACAGAATAACCGATAAGTGCTATATACTTCTACAAATCAAGTTGATGATGGGGAAAGTTGATCGATTGGGAATACCTTTGGTAAGCTGACTGTAACTTTAGTTCCTTGCCCCACTTCACTAAATAAGGTGATATTGCCACCATGTAATTCTACACAACCTTTAGCGATCGCCAATCCTAAACCCGTGCCAGGAATTGTATCAACGTTACTTCCACGACAGAAGGATTGAAACAAATTTTCTTGATCTTTAATCGGGATACCAATTCCTCGATCTTGGATGTAAAAGATCACCTCTGATTCTTTACCGATCAGGTGGAACTCTACAGCACCTCCATCTGGAGAGTACTTAATTGCATTAGACATTAAGTTAATAAAAATTTGCTGCAACAGTCCCCGATCGCCCCAAAAGCCTTGGGTATGCCCAGTAATTTGAAAAATTAATTCGTGGCGATCGCCTGTTGTTTCTCGCTCTTGTTCTATAAGATCAGAAAAGAATTGCAGCAAATCTAGTGGGATTGGCTTAAATTTGGGTTTTTCTAGTTCAAATTGATTAACCAGAAGCATATTATCCACAAGTTTGGACATATACCTTGTTTTCTGTTCAATAATTCCTAAAAACCTTTGTTGTTTAGACTCATCCAGTTGCTGACTATATTTTGCCAAAGTTGATGCAGCCGCCAGAATTGAAGTTAGCG contains:
- a CDS encoding retropepsin-like aspartic protease, which codes for MLQSFLSRATLILVSSALAVLCVACSEDKRNTVTGGNEQPAPIGDLASVEPALESPTPAVTPEVQPLEPSESEPSLFEQGLDKAVGAWSISRSAQSPGDWILVANQYQDAIALMQRVRRQSPEFAIAQTKITEYRRQIKYAQQQATPRPVRLAEPKRIVVVVPQTTITPKYTSPPQETKPLPIEPGLPSSAVVIPDQEVFTAPIKRRIGGTPIVEVTFNGQRQFEMIVDTGASGTVITQQMANALGVVTVGKAKANTASSRAVEFPVGYVNSMALGGVIVNKVPVAIAGAELETGLLGHDFFGNYDVTIKRNVVEFRPQSRSQINSPETQLTAPTSSKLPRFVGYP
- the carA gene encoding glutamine-hydrolyzing carbamoyl-phosphate synthase small subunit, encoding MPLTDAIPALLVLADGTTYRGWSFGATGTAIGEVVFNTGMTGYQEVLTDPSYCGQIVIFTYPELGNTGINLEDEESDGPQVRGAIARNICQRPSNWRSTQSLPDYLKQNQVPGIYGIDTRALTRKIRMFGAMNGGISTTILDEAELLEQVQAAPNMAGLNLVREVTTSTAYEWSEPTIPAWEFNCEAAENLGEAFTVVALDFGVKRNILRRLVSYGCRVIVVPADTPPEEILNYNPDGVFLSNGPGDPAAVTGGIATAKALLLSQKPIFGICMGHQILGHALGAETYKLKFGHRGLNQPAGLQQRVEITSQNHSFAIDPDSLPTAVVEISHLNLNDRTIAGVRHKSLPVFSVQYHPEASPGPHDADYLFEQFVQAMQAARQAATAEVK
- a CDS encoding STAS domain-containing protein, which produces MIAEPLNLTVSLRGTREVRDNCQLFRLTGLLDAFSEPTFRKVLGSKIEEGPKHIILDLSQIDFIDSSGLGALVQLAKQAQTAEGTLQIVTNARVTQTVKLVRLEKFLSLQKSVEEALENVK
- a CDS encoding ribonuclease III domain-containing protein, which gives rise to MKSQEEELLDGQDKTPKQSLSWTEAPLATTGPFQQISLSQVQQISPTALAYLGDAIYELYVRMFYLLPLQRSGIYHSLVVEQVRAETQALHLRSLTPHLRDTELEIVRRGRNAATGRPKRLNPEIYQQATSLETLIGYLYLTDYQRLTELLQMLHVEKG
- the rlmB gene encoding 23S rRNA (guanosine(2251)-2'-O)-methyltransferase RlmB translates to MQNKPRKIINNTSTGEPNRGKPIKIKGKRVVSNPTRNPRKIDSNPISVANPTRNPRKIDSNPISVAPIHNPRKIDSNTISGNSRQRNSSFSQPPVSTQPIEEDNDLIYGRHPVLSALQNQRNLNRIWITTRLRYDPSFHHFLLQAKENGTVIDEVEPKRLDYLTNGANHQGVAAQTAPYGYIELADLIEQSKSVTDPVIVVADGITDPHNLGAIIRTAEAIGAQGLVIPQRRASGITSTVMKVAAGALENFTVSRVVNLSRALEELKEAGFWIYGTAASGSEPVHTVNFKGPIVLVIGSEGEGLGMLTQRSCDFLVSIPLQGKTPSLNASVAAGMALYEIYRQRSLNTLYLDKLQKISLKK
- a CDS encoding DUF1816 domain-containing protein produces the protein MKTLWHNLKEVLINTFDSIGLAWWVEIVTQNPRCTYYFGPFLTSSDAKFSSIGYIEDLEVEGATGITVRVKRCKPNTLTIAEDLGERFDRKVQPAFGGQI
- a CDS encoding alpha/beta hydrolase, with amino-acid sequence MSDRYPTTAARLNVYIQGQGFPILGLHGHPGTGRSLSVFTNHLSKRYQTIAPDLRGYGKSRWNGNFDMTDHLTDLETLLDRLNIEKCLVLGWSLGGILAMELALRLPERVTGLILVATAAKPRGSHPTISWQDNLYTGIAGLLNYIKPSWRWNIETFGKRSLFRYLVQQHTSTTYNYIAKEAVPAYLQTSPAATRALYSAIQSGYNRLPDLPQIQCPSLVLAGDQDRHITSDSSLETAQHLQNSQWQCYSNTAHLFPWEVPQQVLNDIDHWLEEHPQVIGIQ
- the truB gene encoding tRNA pseudouridine(55) synthase TruB; protein product: MLSQGFLNLNKPFDWTSHDCVARVRKLLRLKRVGHAGTLDPAATGVLPIALGKATRLLQYLPENKAYKATIRLGVRTTTDDLQGEIITSQPCAGLSLAEVKSALAQFEGKIEQIPPIYSAIQVDGKRLYDLARQGKTVEVPVRTVEVFRIDILDWREGDFPELDVAIACGSGTYIRAIARDLGANLETGGTLAALIRTESSGFNLTDSLTLTDLEAQLQAGIFQPVCPDAALQHLSSVTLPATSAQKWCQGQRISLTFDVPTIVRVYDEETRFLGIGQLQDEVLIPQMVFEPIS